In a single window of the Candidatus Krumholzibacteriia bacterium genome:
- the radC gene encoding DNA repair protein RadC, whose product MLGRKGQSSRLRDASKACLSRGQGRMDPTLPEAVPGKDPEEMETGELLGAFFLSSGSLRPEQCSRALLGAFGSLQELSRALPEEMGSLGGLEEWEARLLYLSFELGRRSRKLREGDLPQVREPDDVARHYGPLMELCRQEEFRALLLDSRHRVIRSVLVAKGSLNAAVVHPRELLRPAILAACESLLLMHNHPSGDPEPSEDDIRLTLRFREACELMGIGLLDHVILGQGTHCSLRERGYLP is encoded by the coding sequence ATGTTAGGAAGAAAAGGGCAGTCTTCCCGACTTCGGGATGCTTCGAAGGCTTGTCTTTCCCGTGGACAGGGAAGGATGGATCCGACACTTCCGGAAGCAGTTCCCGGGAAGGATCCCGAGGAAATGGAGACGGGAGAGCTTCTGGGAGCCTTTTTTCTCAGTTCGGGGTCTCTCCGCCCGGAACAGTGTTCCCGGGCTCTTCTGGGGGCTTTCGGGAGTCTTCAGGAGCTATCCAGGGCACTTCCCGAGGAGATGGGAAGCCTGGGAGGACTGGAAGAATGGGAGGCTCGCCTTCTGTACCTCAGCTTTGAGCTGGGACGACGCAGTCGCAAGCTGCGGGAGGGTGATCTTCCCCAGGTGCGGGAACCCGATGATGTGGCGCGGCATTATGGTCCCCTGATGGAACTGTGCCGGCAGGAAGAGTTCCGCGCCCTGCTTCTTGATTCCCGCCACCGGGTGATTCGTTCGGTGCTAGTGGCCAAGGGAAGCCTGAATGCAGCGGTGGTTCATCCAAGGGAACTTCTCCGGCCTGCGATTCTCGCAGCCTGTGAGTCCCTGTTGCTGATGCACAATCACCCATCCGGGGATCCGGAGCCGAGTGAGGACGATATCCGCCTCACCCTGCGTTTCCGGGAGGCCTGTGAACTGATGGGAATCGGCCTGCTGGATCATGTGATTCTGGGCCAGGGTACACATTGCAGTCTGAGGGAAAGAGGATACCTTCCCTGA
- a CDS encoding ABC transporter ATP-binding protein, with protein MIDVRDLFKIYQVGDSEVRALDGVDLSVEKGEYMAIMGPSGSGKSTLMNIIGCLDTPSSGSYELAGQTVSSLKDDELARIRNREIGFVFQTFNLLPRADVLHNVELPMIYSGLPAAERRSRVATAIESVGLSDRARHKPTELSGGQRQRVAIARALVNNPSILLADEPTGNLDSKTGEEIMAVLEDLNKQGHTVILVTHESSVSDRAERVVRLMDGKIESDIRR; from the coding sequence ATGATTGATGTTCGGGATCTCTTCAAGATCTATCAGGTGGGCGACAGCGAGGTCCGCGCCCTTGACGGGGTGGATCTGAGCGTCGAAAAAGGGGAGTACATGGCCATCATGGGGCCATCCGGCTCCGGGAAGTCCACGCTCATGAACATCATCGGTTGCCTGGACACTCCCAGTTCAGGATCCTATGAACTGGCCGGCCAAACGGTCTCCAGCCTCAAGGATGATGAACTTGCGAGAATCCGGAACCGGGAAATCGGATTTGTCTTCCAGACCTTCAACCTGCTTCCCCGGGCCGATGTCCTCCACAATGTGGAACTCCCGATGATCTACAGCGGTCTTCCCGCTGCGGAGCGCCGCAGTCGTGTGGCAACGGCCATCGAATCCGTGGGCTTGAGTGATCGCGCCCGGCACAAACCCACGGAACTCTCCGGTGGACAGAGACAGCGGGTCGCAATTGCAAGAGCCCTGGTCAACAATCCTTCCATTCTTCTGGCCGATGAACCGACCGGGAATCTGGACAGCAAAACGGGGGAGGAGATCATGGCAGTTCTTGAAGATCTCAATAAACAGGGCCACACCGTCATTCTGGTGACTCACGAGTCTTCCGTGTCCGACCGTGCGGAACGCGTGGTTCGACTGATGGACGGAAAGATCGAGAGCGACATTCGTCGTTGA
- a CDS encoding rod shape-determining protein — MGKISRLFSNDVAIDLGTANTLIFVRGEGIVLNEPSVVAVNTHSRKVHAVGREAKLMLGRTHPDIEAIRPMKDGVIADFDVVEIMLRQFIEKAKKRQTFIRPRIIICVPSGITEVEKRAVRDSAEHAGAREVYLVSEPIAAAIGVGLPVDKPAGNMVVDIGGGTSEIAVIALNGIVTDSSIRVAGDEMDEAIVNFIRRKYNLMIGQQTAEQIKTQVGNAHPSVKTLAMEVKGLHQGDGLPRTLRITSDEIRDSLEEPLASIVGALKAALEQTPPELAADIVDRGIVLTGGGSLLKGIEERFKDETNLPVNLVDDPLTCVVLGAGKILDNLEEYDQVIMQGAEH, encoded by the coding sequence ATCGGAAAGATATCCCGACTGTTTTCCAATGATGTCGCCATCGATCTGGGGACCGCCAATACGCTGATCTTTGTCCGCGGAGAAGGCATTGTCCTCAACGAGCCAAGTGTGGTGGCCGTGAACACGCACAGCCGCAAGGTGCATGCAGTGGGCCGCGAGGCCAAACTCATGCTCGGGCGTACGCATCCTGATATCGAGGCGATTCGCCCCATGAAGGATGGCGTGATTGCCGACTTCGATGTGGTGGAAATCATGCTCCGTCAGTTCATCGAAAAGGCGAAGAAACGCCAGACCTTCATCCGCCCCCGCATTATCATCTGCGTTCCCTCGGGCATCACCGAAGTGGAGAAGCGAGCAGTGCGGGACTCTGCCGAGCACGCAGGGGCACGGGAGGTCTATCTGGTCAGCGAACCCATTGCTGCGGCCATCGGTGTCGGGCTTCCCGTAGACAAACCTGCGGGCAACATGGTGGTGGATATCGGCGGGGGAACCAGTGAGATCGCTGTGATTGCCCTCAATGGCATTGTCACCGATTCCTCGATCCGTGTGGCGGGCGACGAGATGGACGAGGCCATCGTCAACTTCATCCGCCGTAAGTACAATCTGATGATCGGTCAACAGACCGCCGAGCAGATCAAGACCCAGGTCGGCAATGCCCATCCTTCGGTCAAGACGCTGGCCATGGAGGTCAAGGGTCTGCACCAGGGTGACGGACTTCCCCGCACTCTCCGCATTACCTCCGACGAGATCCGGGATTCCCTGGAGGAACCGCTAGCTTCAATTGTCGGCGCTCTGAAGGCGGCTCTGGAGCAAACTCCCCCGGAACTGGCGGCAGACATCGTGGATCGCGGCATTGTACTCACCGGCGGCGGAAGCCTCCTGAAGGGCATTGAAGAACGCTTCAAGGATGAGACCAACCTGCCCGTCAACCTGGTGGACGATCCCCTGACCTGCGTTGTGCTCGGTGCGGGCAAGATACTCGACAATCTGGAAGAATACGATCAGGTCATCATGCAGGGAGCGGAACACTGA
- a CDS encoding TolC family protein produces the protein MRTRVSLFLALLLIGITAAQSRTLSLEECVRRGREASPSLKSSSQSLDLSRENLLASWGSFLPVFNSSVSYSSSTRGPSSAREWTDPISGVSYETEPSSGSNTESYSFGLSGSLTLFSGFGGIAGLEAAKLQVQASRNDLLVARNAVDREVTTAYYELHKAQMLETLAARSLELSQESFDQVKRAYTMGAVARSDTLSASVDLAESRLGLLTAENSLALSRISLATLLEIVPDSDLRVEQLDFDTYPLLPRDEILASALKSNPELLSARFQQEAALASLRQARSSLWPSLVGSYSYSWGDEVWPAEPLGIFEENYGSSYSLSLRWNLFSGFATRRAIASARVSERVRQYSRDLQERNLIKALESLLLTLENSRKRVELARATRELAREELRLARERYRVGAATLLEVSSAEVSVTRARSQEIDGMTAYLIALSELNRSAGISGAIHD, from the coding sequence ATGAGAACTCGTGTTTCTCTCTTTCTTGCCCTGCTGCTTATTGGGATCACTGCGGCCCAGTCCCGGACCCTCAGTCTTGAGGAGTGTGTCCGAAGGGGGAGGGAGGCTTCACCGTCCCTGAAATCCTCCTCCCAGTCTCTGGATCTATCCAGGGAGAACCTGCTGGCCTCCTGGGGTTCCTTTCTCCCCGTCTTCAACAGCTCTGTCTCCTATTCCTCAAGCACGAGGGGACCGTCTTCGGCTCGGGAGTGGACAGATCCGATTAGCGGGGTGAGCTATGAGACGGAACCAAGCTCCGGCTCCAATACGGAGAGTTACTCCTTCGGTCTCAGTGGTTCCCTGACGCTCTTTTCCGGTTTCGGGGGCATCGCAGGTCTGGAAGCGGCCAAACTTCAGGTTCAGGCTTCCCGGAACGACCTTCTGGTAGCCAGAAACGCCGTGGATCGGGAAGTGACCACGGCCTATTATGAACTGCACAAGGCCCAGATGCTGGAAACGCTGGCTGCCCGGAGCCTCGAACTGAGCCAGGAGAGTTTTGATCAGGTAAAAAGAGCCTACACCATGGGTGCGGTGGCCCGTTCGGACACTCTTTCAGCGAGCGTGGATCTTGCGGAATCCCGCTTGGGGCTTCTGACAGCGGAAAACTCTCTGGCCCTTTCCCGGATATCTCTGGCCACACTTTTGGAAATTGTACCGGATTCTGATCTTCGGGTGGAGCAACTGGACTTTGATACCTACCCTCTTCTGCCCAGAGATGAGATCCTGGCTTCCGCCCTGAAATCCAATCCGGAGCTTCTCTCCGCGCGCTTTCAGCAGGAAGCGGCCCTTGCCTCTTTACGGCAGGCTCGCTCCAGCCTCTGGCCCTCCCTGGTCGGGAGCTACTCCTATTCCTGGGGGGATGAGGTCTGGCCGGCAGAGCCTCTCGGTATATTCGAAGAGAATTACGGCTCTTCTTACAGCCTCTCCCTTCGCTGGAACCTCTTCAGTGGTTTTGCCACACGCAGAGCCATTGCTTCCGCTCGAGTGAGCGAGAGGGTTCGGCAATACAGCCGGGACCTGCAGGAGAGGAACCTGATAAAGGCTCTTGAGAGCCTCCTGCTTACGCTGGAGAACTCCCGCAAGCGGGTGGAACTGGCTCGTGCTACACGGGAATTGGCGCGCGAAGAACTGCGGCTTGCCCGGGAGCGTTACCGGGTGGGGGCGGCGACACTTCTTGAGGTCAGCAGTGCAGAGGTCTCGGTCACTCGAGCAAGAAGTCAGGAAATCGACGGGATGACCGCCTATCTCATCGCGCTATCCGAGCTGAATAGAAGTGCCGGCATCTCGGGAGCGATTCATGATTGA
- a CDS encoding ABC transporter permease, giving the protein MKWRRHGGFILGSILVSVFLLLGLFASLIPGLDPLSTSPEEALERPGPNHLFGTDALGRDLLARILEGARISLLVGVFSRGIALSLGTLAGLFAGYHGGIVDQILMRLADMTLSFPALLLLVAVVSSFGASLLVLFLALGFLGWAQVARVIRSRVLVLRSEEFVEAAVANGAGTARILFLHILPSCMAPLMVLFSMGMATAIIAEGSLSFLGLGAQAPQVSWGTLVRDGYEYIRTAPWLTFLPGMAMALAVLGFNLLGDALRDLLDPRGLPHRE; this is encoded by the coding sequence ATGAAGTGGAGGAGGCACGGAGGGTTCATTCTGGGCTCGATACTGGTCTCCGTCTTCCTGCTTCTGGGTCTCTTTGCCAGCCTGATTCCCGGGCTCGATCCCTTGTCGACATCTCCGGAAGAGGCACTGGAGCGTCCCGGGCCGAATCATCTTTTCGGAACCGATGCCCTGGGGAGGGATCTACTGGCCCGGATCCTCGAAGGTGCCCGGATCTCCCTGCTGGTGGGGGTTTTCTCGCGTGGCATTGCCCTGTCTCTGGGCACTCTTGCGGGACTTTTTGCCGGCTATCACGGGGGGATAGTTGACCAGATCCTGATGCGATTGGCCGACATGACTCTATCCTTTCCCGCACTCCTGCTTCTGGTGGCCGTGGTTTCTTCCTTCGGTGCCAGCCTTCTGGTTCTCTTTCTTGCCCTCGGCTTTCTGGGTTGGGCGCAGGTGGCCAGAGTCATCCGCAGCCGGGTTCTTGTTCTTCGAAGTGAGGAGTTTGTGGAAGCGGCCGTGGCCAATGGAGCCGGCACTGCGCGCATCCTGTTTCTGCACATTCTGCCCTCCTGCATGGCTCCCCTGATGGTTCTCTTCAGCATGGGCATGGCCACAGCCATCATTGCAGAAGGAAGCCTGAGTTTTCTGGGCCTTGGTGCCCAGGCTCCGCAGGTCAGTTGGGGGACTCTGGTCCGGGACGGGTATGAATACATTCGCACGGCCCCCTGGCTGACCTTCTTGCCGGGAATGGCGATGGCGCTGGCCGTTCTGGGTTTCAATCTTCTGGGCGACGCTCTTCGGGATCTTCTTGACCCCCGGGGCCTGCCCCATCGGGAGTGA
- a CDS encoding C40 family peptidase gives MSERTGIVRHTSASIRREARHEAEQISQLLLGESVLILDAVDEGRWLKVQGPDAYEGWLRSWHLQEGAPLEAGLWQVTSRWSHAYAEEREDSGILQDLSFGTRLPEADSLHQGFLPELMPRTGLHPWRLPGGQKVWTPRRHLAPLGSPGEGGVKALVRRGFRLLGIPYEWGGRSSSGMDCSGLQQLLFASLGICLPRDSRLQVEGGEALNREDPGSWEAGDLLFFGEKAIDHVALYLGEGRILHASGEVRCEELTERGELSGSGRSRLSAVRRLLS, from the coding sequence ATGAGCGAGAGAACCGGGATTGTTCGCCACACGAGTGCTTCGATTCGTCGCGAAGCGAGGCACGAAGCAGAACAGATCAGCCAGTTACTCCTGGGGGAATCGGTGCTGATTCTGGATGCAGTCGATGAAGGTCGATGGCTGAAGGTTCAGGGTCCGGATGCCTACGAGGGATGGCTTCGTTCCTGGCATCTTCAGGAGGGGGCTCCCCTGGAAGCGGGGCTCTGGCAGGTCACGAGCCGCTGGAGCCATGCCTATGCAGAAGAACGGGAGGATTCGGGAATCCTGCAGGACCTCTCCTTTGGAACCCGGCTTCCGGAAGCGGACTCACTTCATCAGGGATTTCTCCCGGAATTGATGCCCCGGACAGGTCTCCACCCCTGGAGACTTCCCGGGGGACAGAAGGTCTGGACTCCCCGTCGGCATCTGGCCCCTTTGGGAAGTCCGGGAGAAGGTGGGGTAAAGGCGCTTGTCCGAAGGGGATTTCGACTTCTCGGGATTCCCTACGAGTGGGGTGGACGATCTTCCTCGGGAATGGATTGCAGTGGCTTGCAGCAGTTGCTCTTTGCGAGTCTCGGGATTTGCCTGCCCCGGGATTCCCGGCTGCAGGTGGAAGGGGGAGAAGCGCTGAACCGGGAGGATCCCGGGAGTTGGGAGGCGGGGGATTTACTCTTTTTCGGGGAAAAAGCGATTGACCATGTCGCCCTCTACCTCGGAGAAGGGCGGATTCTCCATGCCAGCGGAGAGGTCCGTTGTGAAGAGCTCACCGAGAGGGGAGAACTCTCTGGGTCAGGCAGGTCAAGGCTTTCCGCAGTCCGGAGACTTCTATCCTGA
- the mreC gene encoding rod shape-determining protein MreC has translation MAYRPSPFLKYRDPALLILLLAFSFALVEAPEEVRFQPARLVYRVLAWPSDGVTRLAHYLTRTASENEKLREEVMSLRFAGERAEEILRENGRLRTLLGFHVQDEYQFLPAELLSYPLRSHERHLIRIDKGSADGVETGMPVVSYQGLVGRIESLGDESSEVLMINSKHFSLGARDLRSRVLGAFKWNPRLGFFIDRVAPSEDVRVGDRFVTLGLEGKIPPGFLLGRVSEVRKHPASLRQEILIEAAAPLLRIEDLFVVTRASKGADGFPAMEGSGR, from the coding sequence ATGGCATACCGGCCCTCTCCCTTTCTGAAATACCGTGACCCGGCGCTTCTGATCCTGCTTCTCGCTTTTTCCTTTGCCCTTGTGGAAGCTCCCGAGGAAGTGCGCTTTCAGCCAGCGAGGCTTGTGTATCGAGTTTTGGCCTGGCCCTCCGATGGAGTCACCCGCCTTGCCCACTACCTGACCCGAACCGCTAGTGAAAACGAGAAGCTGCGGGAAGAGGTCATGAGTCTTCGCTTTGCAGGAGAACGGGCCGAGGAAATACTTCGGGAAAACGGTCGCCTTCGAACACTTCTGGGATTCCATGTGCAGGATGAGTATCAGTTCCTGCCGGCGGAACTTCTGAGCTACCCTCTCCGCAGCCATGAGCGTCACCTGATCCGGATCGACAAGGGAAGTGCAGATGGTGTGGAAACCGGTATGCCGGTGGTCAGTTATCAGGGCCTGGTCGGAAGGATTGAAAGCCTGGGCGATGAGAGCAGCGAAGTTCTGATGATCAACAGCAAGCACTTCTCTTTGGGTGCCCGGGATCTTCGGAGCCGGGTTTTGGGTGCCTTCAAATGGAACCCGAGGCTGGGATTTTTTATCGACCGCGTGGCACCTTCGGAGGATGTCAGAGTGGGAGACCGCTTTGTGACGCTGGGGCTTGAGGGGAAAATCCCGCCCGGCTTTCTCCTGGGCCGTGTCTCCGAAGTAAGGAAACATCCTGCTTCGCTGAGACAGGAGATTCTGATTGAAGCAGCAGCCCCGCTTTTGAGAATTGAGGATCTCTTTGTGGTCACCCGGGCCTCGAAA
- a CDS encoding ABC transporter substrate-binding protein: MRKAGIALALFASLSCSGPTPPSDTFRSYLGEEPQSLDPIRAVDQSSGLLVSLIYPGLFRFSPSGETLADLVRDWSLDESGCEYLFHLESGRFFDDGSLLHSGTVLRCFHRLLDPEHPSPRRWVLSLLEGAEAFQNGLSPRISGLEAPDDSTLRIRLREPFSPFPGLLAMPATRLYPEGEEGQPARRGRIPVAGGAWRLEEWKRGEEFLLARRGDCPPDGFSRLSFRIIPQAFTAVAEFEVGNLDLLTIPQAEFAYWQNEDRPLLRQQQLSVTYLGLNLQKPPLDDLRVRQALNRAIDVPAIMKTLRGDAAIPARGPVPPALRSRDPEEVLSYDPQEARKLLQEAGLPDGFEMEIWQKENPETSRLLEAVQSYLAEVGVRVKIVVRDWGAFKEAINQGSADAFVMDWLADYPDAENFLYPLFHSSNRGGGGNRCGMEDPWMDLMLEELRLRPAGAAREELVNRINESLYRKAAWIWLWHPVTLQVIRPGIRGYEAPVIFNGQDYREMKSGDPHRP; this comes from the coding sequence GTGAGGAAGGCCGGCATTGCGCTCGCCCTCTTTGCCAGTCTCTCCTGCTCAGGCCCCACTCCGCCCTCCGACACTTTTCGAAGCTATCTGGGCGAGGAACCACAGTCTCTCGACCCCATTCGGGCTGTGGATCAGTCGTCAGGGCTTCTGGTTTCCCTGATCTATCCGGGTCTCTTTCGCTTCAGTCCTTCGGGAGAAACCCTTGCGGATCTCGTGCGGGACTGGTCTCTGGATGAGTCCGGATGCGAGTACCTCTTTCATCTGGAGAGTGGAAGGTTCTTCGACGATGGAAGCCTGCTTCATTCCGGCACGGTTCTTCGCTGTTTCCACCGACTTCTGGATCCGGAGCATCCTTCGCCGCGACGCTGGGTTCTGTCCCTTCTTGAGGGCGCCGAGGCCTTTCAGAATGGTCTCAGTCCCCGGATTTCGGGTCTGGAAGCTCCGGATGACAGCACTCTGAGAATCCGGCTCCGGGAGCCCTTTAGCCCCTTTCCCGGGCTTCTGGCCATGCCGGCCACCAGGCTCTACCCGGAAGGAGAGGAAGGGCAGCCCGCAAGGCGGGGGCGGATTCCCGTGGCCGGGGGAGCCTGGCGACTGGAGGAGTGGAAGAGGGGGGAGGAGTTCCTTCTTGCTCGCCGCGGTGACTGCCCTCCCGACGGTTTTTCCCGTCTTTCCTTTCGCATTATCCCGCAAGCATTTACAGCGGTTGCCGAGTTTGAGGTGGGAAACCTGGACCTCCTTACGATTCCCCAGGCGGAGTTTGCTTACTGGCAGAATGAAGATCGTCCCCTCCTTCGCCAGCAGCAGCTTTCGGTGACCTATCTGGGCCTGAACCTGCAGAAACCGCCTCTGGACGATCTGCGGGTGAGGCAGGCTCTGAATCGGGCGATCGACGTGCCTGCGATCATGAAAACCCTCCGCGGAGATGCGGCAATCCCGGCCCGGGGGCCGGTTCCCCCGGCACTCCGCTCGCGGGATCCCGAAGAAGTGCTTTCCTATGACCCACAGGAAGCCCGCAAGCTCTTGCAGGAAGCTGGTTTGCCCGACGGCTTTGAAATGGAGATCTGGCAGAAGGAGAACCCGGAGACCAGTCGCCTCCTGGAAGCCGTGCAGAGCTATTTGGCCGAGGTGGGGGTGCGGGTGAAGATCGTGGTGCGGGACTGGGGGGCCTTCAAGGAGGCAATCAATCAGGGAAGCGCCGATGCTTTTGTCATGGACTGGCTGGCGGACTATCCGGATGCGGAGAACTTCCTCTACCCTCTCTTTCACTCTTCAAATCGCGGAGGAGGCGGCAATCGTTGCGGGATGGAGGATCCCTGGATGGACCTCATGCTGGAGGAACTTCGCCTGCGTCCTGCCGGGGCGGCACGAGAAGAACTGGTGAACCGGATCAACGAAAGTCTCTATCGAAAGGCAGCCTGGATCTGGCTCTGGCACCCGGTCACCCTGCAGGTGATTCGCCCCGGAATCCGGGGCTACGAGGCCCCCGTGATCTTCAATGGACAGGACTACCGGGAGATGAAAAGTGGCGACCCACATCGTCCGTAG
- a CDS encoding energy transducer TonB, producing MVITAQQLVKRQYQKLLRYAFGGSVLIVFLLFLFTPAYAPNPYKLKEEVFEIIDIPDEIEIPPPPQEIEMPKVRVEIEISDEASEEDTIEDTSFDSFEDMPPPVIDGGGGPQKFYAFDEPPILTFRAPVRYPEIAREAEMEGIVQILVYVDERGNVFDAQVLSSTVPKILVNEALRAARRCRFKPGKQRNVPVKTTIMIPFDFRIRG from the coding sequence ATGGTCATTACCGCTCAACAACTGGTCAAGAGGCAATACCAGAAGTTGCTCCGTTATGCATTTGGCGGTTCTGTACTCATCGTGTTTCTTCTTTTCCTTTTCACTCCGGCTTATGCTCCCAATCCCTACAAGCTGAAGGAAGAGGTCTTCGAGATCATCGATATCCCCGATGAGATCGAGATTCCTCCTCCACCCCAGGAAATCGAGATGCCGAAGGTTCGCGTCGAGATTGAAATCTCGGACGAGGCTTCCGAGGAAGACACCATCGAGGACACCAGCTTCGATTCCTTTGAGGATATGCCTCCGCCTGTAATCGATGGCGGCGGCGGTCCCCAGAAGTTCTACGCTTTCGATGAACCTCCCATTCTGACTTTCCGGGCCCCGGTTCGCTATCCGGAGATTGCAAGGGAAGCAGAGATGGAGGGGATTGTCCAGATTCTTGTCTATGTGGATGAGCGGGGGAATGTCTTTGATGCCCAGGTTCTTAGTTCCACAGTTCCGAAGATCCTGGTCAATGAAGCTCTGAGAGCGGCACGCCGTTGTCGTTTCAAGCCCGGAAAACAGAGGAATGTGCCGGTCAAGACGACGATCATGATTCCCTTTGATTTCCGGATCCGGGGCTAG
- a CDS encoding GWxTD domain-containing protein translates to MTARSILALALCFLALSSQGARREDPFPRGSRVDRHLTLDQGETPQLDIQLSLPIRSLLFHREGEIYRAEIRGSYLARAKEGQRQEGILFLEELTRPDFLSCRSEGESWSGRAQLSLPPGDWDLELRVHGRGGRRAWVRKLRVEIPAPASLPFFMQGPRWEARPETSGRVPDFFDPWDIPLQDHLSLLPDSSSLRVAVELDLWVETDSLSLSLHLEDREMRLLLDERRQVYLKPGKHQLEWEIPLEELPLGPYRLRVLAETASLRQELNGLLKLGPGPGTWSSYWTEMLELLEFRSGYGELDRMEEVPPGGREAAWDNFWQGREEGAESRFLEELSVLNRNYGCPRSMGAWSDRGKIYWQFGPPDRLDETLDELSLKPRITWTYASGSVFVFVDHHSDGEFPLAERWEK, encoded by the coding sequence ATGACTGCGCGCTCAATTCTTGCCCTGGCTCTCTGTTTTCTCGCCCTGTCTTCACAGGGTGCCCGTCGCGAGGATCCCTTTCCCCGGGGAAGCCGGGTGGACCGCCATCTCACCCTCGACCAGGGCGAAACCCCTCAACTCGACATTCAGCTCTCTCTTCCCATTCGCTCTCTTCTCTTTCATCGTGAGGGGGAGATTTATCGTGCGGAGATTCGCGGGAGCTATCTTGCCCGGGCCAAAGAGGGCCAGAGGCAGGAAGGGATTCTGTTTCTGGAGGAACTGACCCGCCCGGATTTTCTGTCCTGCCGAAGCGAGGGCGAGAGCTGGAGTGGCAGGGCGCAACTGTCCCTTCCTCCCGGCGACTGGGATCTCGAACTGAGAGTTCACGGCCGCGGCGGCCGGCGAGCCTGGGTGAGGAAGCTCCGCGTGGAGATTCCCGCCCCAGCATCCCTTCCCTTCTTCATGCAGGGACCGCGCTGGGAAGCAAGGCCGGAAACGAGTGGCAGGGTTCCCGATTTCTTCGATCCCTGGGACATTCCGCTGCAGGACCACCTTTCTCTCCTGCCCGATTCCTCCTCGCTGCGTGTAGCTGTCGAACTGGATCTCTGGGTGGAGACGGACTCCCTGTCCCTGAGCCTTCACCTGGAGGATCGCGAGATGAGACTCCTCCTGGATGAGAGACGTCAGGTGTATCTGAAGCCGGGCAAGCATCAGCTGGAATGGGAGATCCCGCTCGAGGAACTCCCTCTGGGCCCGTATCGCCTCCGTGTTCTTGCCGAAACAGCTTCCCTGCGCCAGGAACTCAACGGCCTTCTCAAGCTGGGCCCGGGTCCGGGAACCTGGAGCAGCTACTGGACGGAAATGTTGGAATTGCTGGAGTTCCGCTCCGGGTATGGAGAATTGGATCGCATGGAAGAAGTGCCTCCCGGAGGCAGGGAAGCAGCCTGGGATAACTTCTGGCAAGGAAGGGAAGAAGGCGCAGAGTCCCGTTTTCTGGAAGAACTCAGTGTCCTGAACCGGAACTACGGCTGCCCCCGTTCCATGGGAGCCTGGTCGGATCGAGGCAAGATCTACTGGCAGTTCGGACCCCCGGACCGGCTTGACGAGACGCTGGATGAACTGAGCCTCAAGCCCCGGATCACCTGGACCTATGCTTCCGGCTCGGTCTTTGTCTTTGTGGACCACCATTCTGACGGGGAGTTTCCCCTTGCCGAAAGGTGGGAGAAGTGA
- a CDS encoding ABC transporter permease, whose protein sequence is MATHIVRRLFAALPVILGLSFLSFLLLYVIPGDPVQSVAGERYDEQVIEEMRQELHLDDPLPLRYLAFLGRLCRGDLGRSMVSREPVFDSIAETFPNTLRLALSSLLISTLLGLGLGMAAASRPGSLLDRCSMALASAGVSVPVFWLGMILIYLFSMKLHWLPPSGMGDGDLAHLLMPALTLALSSSALVARMTRSSMLEVLGQDYIRTARSKGAGPRRVLWIHALRNALLPVVTVLGSDFGSFLGGAVLTEKIFAWPGIGRYTLDAVATRDLPAIQGAILVMALSFLLVNLLVDLSYLWIDPRTRSAS, encoded by the coding sequence GTGGCGACCCACATCGTCCGTAGGCTCTTTGCGGCTCTGCCCGTCATTCTGGGCCTCAGCTTTTTGAGTTTTCTGCTTCTCTATGTGATTCCCGGTGACCCGGTTCAATCCGTGGCCGGCGAGCGCTACGACGAGCAGGTGATTGAGGAGATGCGGCAGGAACTCCACCTCGATGACCCGCTTCCCCTGCGATATCTGGCCTTTCTCGGGCGCCTTTGTCGCGGCGATCTGGGCCGGAGCATGGTGAGCCGGGAGCCGGTATTCGACAGCATTGCCGAGACCTTCCCCAATACGCTTCGCCTTGCACTCTCCTCCCTCCTGATTTCCACGCTTCTGGGTCTGGGACTGGGCATGGCCGCCGCCTCCCGTCCGGGTTCCCTGCTGGATCGCTGTTCCATGGCTCTTGCCTCAGCCGGGGTTTCGGTGCCGGTATTCTGGCTGGGCATGATTCTCATCTATCTCTTTTCCATGAAGCTCCACTGGCTTCCTCCTTCGGGCATGGGCGATGGCGACCTGGCCCATCTCCTCATGCCGGCCCTGACCCTGGCTCTCTCCTCCTCTGCCCTGGTAGCCCGGATGACCCGTTCCTCCATGCTGGAGGTTCTGGGCCAGGATTACATTCGCACAGCCCGAAGCAAGGGAGCGGGCCCCCGGAGAGTTCTCTGGATCCACGCCCTGAGAAACGCCCTCCTGCCGGTGGTGACGGTGCTGGGCAGTGACTTCGGCAGCTTTCTGGGGGGTGCAGTGTTGACCGAGAAGATCTTTGCCTGGCCCGGAATCGGTCGCTACACTCTGGATGCGGTGGCCACAAGGGATCTTCCCGCGATTCAGGGAGCGATTCTTGTGATGGCCCTTTCCTTTCTTCTGGTGAACCTCCTGGTGGATCTGTCCTATCTCTGGATCGATCCGAGAACGAGGTCTGCATCATGA